A genome region from Bufo gargarizans isolate SCDJY-AF-19 chromosome 2, ASM1485885v1, whole genome shotgun sequence includes the following:
- the POU4F3 gene encoding POU domain, class 4, transcription factor 3 isoform X2 — protein MMAMNSKQPFSMHPMLQEPKYSSLHSSTEAMRRVCLPAPQGNIFGGFDESLLARAEALAAVDIVSHGKNHPFKPDITYHTMSSVPCTSTSSTVPISHPSSLTTHPHHSVHQCLEGDLLDHISPTLTVSGMGTADHTVMSSQLHPHHLGAMGHLHQAMGMGHPHSVSAHNGMSCINDVESDPRELEAFAERFKQRRIKLGVTQADVGAALANLKIPGVGSLSQSTICRFESLTLSHNNMIALKPVLQAWLEEAEAAYREKNSKPELFNGSERKRKRTSIAAPEKRSLEAYFSIQPRPSSEKIAAIAEKLDLKKNVVRVWFCNQRQKQKRMKYSAVH, from the exons ATGATGGCTATGAACAGTAAGCAGCCCTTCTCCATGCACCCAATGCTGCAGGAGCCCAAGTACTCCAGCCTGCACTCCAGCACAGAGGCTATGCGCAGGGTCTGCCTGCCAGCCCCCCAG GGCAATATATTTGGAGGCTTTGATGAGAGTTTGCTGGCCCGTGCTGAAGCTCTGGCGGCTGTGGATATTGTCTCACACGGCAAGAACCATCCTTTCAAACCAGACATCACCTACCATACCATGAGCAGTGTCCCATGCACTTCTAcctcctccacagtgcccatctcTCACCCCTCTTCTCTGACAACGCATCCCCATCACTCAGTGCATCAATGCTTGGAGGGGGACCTGCTGGACCATATCTCACCTACCTTGACTGTAAGTGGCATGGGAACCGCTGACCACACTGTGATGTCCTCACAACTCCATCCACATCACCTGGGTGCCATGGGGCATCTGCATCAAGCCATGGGCATGGGCCACCCTCACTCAGTTTCTGCTCACAATGGGATGTCCTGCATCAACGATGTGGAGTCGGATCCTAGGGAACTTGAGGCTTTTGCTGAAAGGTTCAAACAGAGGAGGATAAAACTTGGAGTTACTCAGGCAGATGTTGGAGCGGCTTTGGCCAATCTCAAGATACCAGGTGTTGGGTCTCTAAGCCAGAGCACCATCTGCAGGTTTGAGTCCTTGACACTGTCCCATAACAACATGATAGCTCTGAAACCAGTCCTTCAGGCTTGGCTAGAAGAAGCTGAGGCTGCCTATAGAGAGAAGAACTCAAAACCAGAGCTCTTTAACGGGAGTGAGCGAAAGCGCAAACGCACCTCTATCGCAGCACCAGAGAAGAGGTCCTTAGAAGCTTACTTTTCCATCCAGCCCAGACCTTCCTCGGAGAAAATAGCAGCTATTGCTGAGAAACTGGACCTTAAAAAGAACGTGGTTCGAGTCTGGTTTTGTAATCAAAGACAAAAACAGAAAAGGATGAAATATTCTGCAGTCCATTAA
- the POU4F3 gene encoding POU domain, class 4, transcription factor 3 isoform X1, with product MMAMNSKQPFSMHPMLQEPKYSSLHSSTEAMRRVCLPAPQLQGNIFGGFDESLLARAEALAAVDIVSHGKNHPFKPDITYHTMSSVPCTSTSSTVPISHPSSLTTHPHHSVHQCLEGDLLDHISPTLTVSGMGTADHTVMSSQLHPHHLGAMGHLHQAMGMGHPHSVSAHNGMSCINDVESDPRELEAFAERFKQRRIKLGVTQADVGAALANLKIPGVGSLSQSTICRFESLTLSHNNMIALKPVLQAWLEEAEAAYREKNSKPELFNGSERKRKRTSIAAPEKRSLEAYFSIQPRPSSEKIAAIAEKLDLKKNVVRVWFCNQRQKQKRMKYSAVH from the exons ATGATGGCTATGAACAGTAAGCAGCCCTTCTCCATGCACCCAATGCTGCAGGAGCCCAAGTACTCCAGCCTGCACTCCAGCACAGAGGCTATGCGCAGGGTCTGCCTGCCAGCCCCCCAG CTCCAGGGCAATATATTTGGAGGCTTTGATGAGAGTTTGCTGGCCCGTGCTGAAGCTCTGGCGGCTGTGGATATTGTCTCACACGGCAAGAACCATCCTTTCAAACCAGACATCACCTACCATACCATGAGCAGTGTCCCATGCACTTCTAcctcctccacagtgcccatctcTCACCCCTCTTCTCTGACAACGCATCCCCATCACTCAGTGCATCAATGCTTGGAGGGGGACCTGCTGGACCATATCTCACCTACCTTGACTGTAAGTGGCATGGGAACCGCTGACCACACTGTGATGTCCTCACAACTCCATCCACATCACCTGGGTGCCATGGGGCATCTGCATCAAGCCATGGGCATGGGCCACCCTCACTCAGTTTCTGCTCACAATGGGATGTCCTGCATCAACGATGTGGAGTCGGATCCTAGGGAACTTGAGGCTTTTGCTGAAAGGTTCAAACAGAGGAGGATAAAACTTGGAGTTACTCAGGCAGATGTTGGAGCGGCTTTGGCCAATCTCAAGATACCAGGTGTTGGGTCTCTAAGCCAGAGCACCATCTGCAGGTTTGAGTCCTTGACACTGTCCCATAACAACATGATAGCTCTGAAACCAGTCCTTCAGGCTTGGCTAGAAGAAGCTGAGGCTGCCTATAGAGAGAAGAACTCAAAACCAGAGCTCTTTAACGGGAGTGAGCGAAAGCGCAAACGCACCTCTATCGCAGCACCAGAGAAGAGGTCCTTAGAAGCTTACTTTTCCATCCAGCCCAGACCTTCCTCGGAGAAAATAGCAGCTATTGCTGAGAAACTGGACCTTAAAAAGAACGTGGTTCGAGTCTGGTTTTGTAATCAAAGACAAAAACAGAAAAGGATGAAATATTCTGCAGTCCATTAA